A genomic region of Eucalyptus grandis isolate ANBG69807.140 chromosome 5, ASM1654582v1, whole genome shotgun sequence contains the following coding sequences:
- the LOC120293496 gene encoding putative disease resistance protein At1g50180, whose protein sequence is MAESVVSFVVEKIGNLLINEVKFLRGVEGKVKDLHSALRQVQALLRDVDARRERKEAVEECVAQLRDFAYDAEDVIERYYLKAYACFMAKCSCVQVHEVGTEIEGLKSRISDIGNKMQKYGIQPLHEGERKRARASLPKRTYAHFQEEDFVGREDGIEVLVNELLKDGEQQRVISICGMGGLGKTTLAKKVFAHDKVKKHFDGFAWACISQKYRVRDILEGILAKLNPDQEKGLRR, encoded by the coding sequence ATGGCCGAGTCTGTTGTTTCGTTCGTGGTGGAGAAAATAGGAAACCTGCTCATCAACGAGGTAAAATTCTTGAGGGGAGTGGAGGGCAAGGTCAAGGACCTGCACAGCGCGCTGAGGCAGGTCCAGGCCTTGCTGAGGGATGTGGATGCAAGACGAGAGCGCAAGGAAGCTGTAGAAGAATGTGTCGCACAACTCCGAGACTTTGCCTATGATGCTGAGGACGTCATCGAGAGATACTACCTCAAAGCGTATGCTTGCTTCATGGCGAAGTGCTCGTGCGTGCAGGTTCATGAGGTGGGGACAGAGATCGAGGGCTTAAAATCCAGAATTTCCGATATTGGTAATAAGATGCAGAAATATGGCATACAACCTCTGCATGAGGGCGAACGCAAACGCGCGAGAGCTTCGCTGCCGAAACGGACTTATGCCCATTTCCAGGAGGAGGATTTTGTCGGGAGGGAAGATGGTATCGAGGTGTTGGTGAACGAGCTGTTGAAGGATGGAGAACAACAGAGAGTTATTTCCATTTGTGGAATGGGTGGTTTGGGTAAAACCACTCTTGCTAAGAAAGTCTTTGCTCATGACAAAGTGAAGAAGCATTTTGATGGTTTTGCTTGGGCTTGCATATCTCAAAAGTACCGTGTGAGGGATATCTTGGAGGGAATTCTTGCTAAGTTGAACCCTGATCAAGAGAAGGGGTTACGAAGATGA
- the LOC104444025 gene encoding probable disease resistance RPP8-like protein 2, whose protein sequence is MWIAEGFVSLNANNRARGISVEDVAKQYVMELVNRGMVQVRFNLSGKIKSFHLHDLMRDLCISKALEESFLSILNIQQDNETENCSASMAIKVESSCKIRRLSLTRNVIPSLKASRRTLVHLRTLMSFEGDKWELKQFQSIFKDYKFLRILKLENLNATGSLPRSVGDLVHLRFLSLAGSRFNGLPQSMGNLVSMEFLDLGVDTLVSMPNVLWKMRRLRYLRLPYYFDVKEKFHGARKKLRLGTLKNLWTLRNFSSKKCDVNDVGKLTNVQKLNVFVWNDPIELEIFPQLAKFNLKYLRSSSFYFRSYPYLWTEGELNKMSNYPYSCKLSIFGNIQKLLEHKSLPEQLRKLVLINSKLEEDPMPILEKLPHLVFLMLGVGAYMGKEMVCSAGGFPQLKHLFFGELRNLEEWRAAEGAVPHLSRLGIFDCPKLKVVSSHVSTYNGSDEILKEHDKSIMREMLMLLAKGGPQLSYAREKIFEGKY, encoded by the coding sequence ATGTGGATTGCTGAAGGTTTTGTGTCGCTGAATGCAAACAACAGAGCGAGAGGAATTTCAGTGGAAGATGTAGCAAAGCAATATGTAATGGAGTTGGTTAACAGAGGAATGGTTCAAGTACGATTCAATTTAAGTGGAAAGATCAAAAGCTTCCACCTCCACGACCTGATGCGAGACTTATGCATCTCCAAGGCTCTAGAAGAGAGTTTTCTAAGCATTCTTAACATTCAACAGGACAATGAGACGGAGAATTGTTCTGCTTCAATGGCAATAAAAGTCGAGTCAAGTTGCAAAATACGAAGGCTTTCTCTTACTAGAAATGTGATTCCGAGCTTAAAAGCATCAAGAAGAACTCTGGTCCACCTTCGAACTCTCATGTCCTTCGAAGGTGACAAATGGGAGTTGAAGCAATTTCAATCTATTTTCAAAGACTATAAGTTTCTCAGAATTCTGAAACTAGAGAACCTTAATGCGACGGGAAGCTTACCTAGATCAGTAGGAGACCTAGTTCATTTAAGATTCTTAAGTTTAGCAGGTAGTAGGTTTAATGGCTTGCCACAATCTATGGGGAACCTTGTAAGTATGGAATTCTTGGACTTGGGAGTAGATACCTTAGTTTCCATGCCAAATGTGTTGTGGAAGATGAGAAGGTTGAGGTATCTCCGTCTTCCTTACTACTTTGATGTCAAGGAGAAATTCCATGGGGCCCGGAAGAAGTTGCGGTTGGGCACTTTAAAGAATCTATGGACATTGAGAAACTTCAGTTCGAAGAAATGTGATGTGAACGATGTAGGCAAGCTTACCAATGTGCAAAAATTGAATGTCTTTGTTTGGAATGATCCTATCGAGCTAGAGATATTTCCGCAACTTGctaaattcaatttgaaatatCTTCGATCCTCATCTTTTTATTTCAGAAGCTATCCTTATTTATGGACTGAAGGTGAATTGAATAAAATGTCAAACTATCCCTATTCTTGTAAGCTATCCATTTTTGGAAATATACAGAAGTTACTAGAACATAAAAGTCTACCTGAGCAATTGAGGAAGCTGgtcttaataaattctaaactCGAAGAAGATCCGATGCCAATATTGGAGAAAttgcctcacttggtttttcTCATGCTGGGAGTTGGGGCTTACATGGGAAAGGAAATGGTTTGCTCTGCAGGAGGCTTTCCTCAACTCaagcatttattttttggtgaatTACGAAATCTGGAGGAGTGGAGGGCCGCTGAAGGAGCCGTGCCTCATCTTTCTCGATTAGGGATCTTCGATTGTCCCAAATTGAAGGTGGTATCTTCACATGTCTCTACATATAACGGTTCGGACGAAATACTCAAGGAGCACGATAAGAGCATAATGAGAGAGATGTTGATGTTGCTGGCCAAGGGTGGCCCCCAGCTGTCCTACGcgagagagaaaatattcgagggaaaatattag
- the LOC104441442 gene encoding LRR receptor-like serine/threonine-protein kinase ERECTA isoform X2: MSMMKRHLRRYLDAYMHLSVQLHLTPSFQTPNHSRDGDLSYNRLTGKIPFNIGFLQVVTLSLQGNQLSEQIPSVIGLMQALAVLDLSCNMLTGPIPPILGNFTYMEKLYLHGNKLTGQIPPELGNMSKLHYLPCEEKEV; encoded by the exons ATGAGTATGATGAAGAGACATTTGAGGAGATATTTAGATGCATATATGCATCTTTCGGTTCAGCTGCACCTTACACCGTCTTTCCAGACTCCCAACCATTCTAGAGATGG GGATTTGTCCTATAATCGGTTAACAGGGAAAATTCCATTCAACATTGGTTTCCTGCAAGTGGTCACCTT GTCATTGCAAGGTAATCAGCTGTCAGAGCAAATTCCATCTGTGATTGGTCTCATGCAGGCCCTTGCAGTCTT AGATCTGAGCTGTAACATGTTAACTGGACCCATTCCTCctattttgggaaatttcaCCTACATGGAAAAACT GTACTTGCATGGCAACAAACTGACCGGACAAATCCCTCCAGAGCTTGGAAATATGTCAAAGCTTCATTATTT GCCCtgcgaagaaaaagaagtttga
- the LOC104441442 gene encoding LRR receptor-like serine/threonine-protein kinase ERECTA isoform X1, translating to MSMMKRHLRRYLDAYMHLSVQLHLTPSFQTPNHSRDGDLSYNRLTGKIPFNIGFLQVVTLSLQGNQLSEQIPSVIGLMQALAVLDLSCNMLTGPIPPILGNFTYMEKLYLHGNKLTGQIPPELGNMSKLHYFLWDLLHGE from the exons ATGAGTATGATGAAGAGACATTTGAGGAGATATTTAGATGCATATATGCATCTTTCGGTTCAGCTGCACCTTACACCGTCTTTCCAGACTCCCAACCATTCTAGAGATGG GGATTTGTCCTATAATCGGTTAACAGGGAAAATTCCATTCAACATTGGTTTCCTGCAAGTGGTCACCTT GTCATTGCAAGGTAATCAGCTGTCAGAGCAAATTCCATCTGTGATTGGTCTCATGCAGGCCCTTGCAGTCTT AGATCTGAGCTGTAACATGTTAACTGGACCCATTCCTCctattttgggaaatttcaCCTACATGGAAAAACT GTACTTGCATGGCAACAAACTGACCGGACAAATCCCTCCAGAGCTTGGAAATATGTCAAAGCTTCATTATTT CCTCTGGGATCTTCTCCATGGTGAGTGA